The following coding sequences are from one Limisphaerales bacterium window:
- a CDS encoding sulfatase-like hydrolase/transferase codes for MKLRTFFSLLIAASICTIQAANKRPNIILAMADDQGWGDMGYMGHKVLKTPVFDAMAKTGLRFDRFYSAAPVCSPTRASVLTGRHPNRMGCFQWGHTLRNNEITVAEALQKAGYTTGHFGKWHLGSVRSESDVAPGKNGFDEWFSAPNFYENNPLFSHNGKVIETKGESSEVTVELALKWMAKVKDKPFLAVVWFGNPHSPHQGGEEFLKQYKDEPKAMANFYAEIAGMDSAMGKLRNGIRKLGVSDNTVLWYCSDNGGLKPNSMGGLSGKKGVLLEGGIRVPAIIEWPAVIKKNRITQVPANTVDIYPTVLELAGVKLPEHQPVLDGVSLAGLLRGKSFRRAKPMGFWNYKTGGRGMHARKMLEALRREQSAGEISPVPKAGFVDKEYPLDEFAHAAAWISGDWKLHRIPHKNGTSVQYKLYNLRRDMAEKLDLAHVQPERLIRMKTELATWQKSVINSLNGSDYK; via the coding sequence ATGAAATTACGAACATTTTTCTCACTACTCATTGCAGCCTCGATCTGCACCATTCAGGCAGCAAATAAACGTCCTAATATCATCCTCGCCATGGCCGATGATCAAGGCTGGGGCGACATGGGCTACATGGGGCACAAGGTTTTGAAAACGCCGGTGTTCGATGCGATGGCAAAAACAGGGCTGCGCTTTGACCGCTTTTATTCCGCTGCACCGGTTTGTTCGCCCACGCGCGCGAGTGTGCTGACGGGACGGCATCCCAATCGGATGGGCTGTTTTCAATGGGGCCACACGTTGCGGAACAATGAAATCACTGTCGCCGAGGCACTGCAAAAAGCGGGCTACACAACGGGGCATTTTGGCAAATGGCACTTGGGCTCGGTGCGTTCAGAGAGCGATGTGGCACCGGGGAAGAACGGATTTGATGAATGGTTTTCCGCGCCGAATTTTTACGAAAACAATCCGCTCTTTAGTCACAATGGAAAAGTGATTGAAACGAAAGGCGAAAGCTCGGAAGTCACGGTGGAGCTCGCGCTGAAGTGGATGGCGAAGGTGAAGGACAAGCCGTTCCTCGCCGTGGTTTGGTTCGGCAACCCGCATAGTCCGCATCAGGGTGGGGAAGAATTTTTGAAACAATACAAAGACGAGCCCAAGGCGATGGCGAACTTTTATGCGGAGATCGCCGGGATGGATTCCGCGATGGGCAAACTCCGCAACGGCATTCGCAAGCTCGGCGTTTCGGATAACACCGTGCTTTGGTACTGCAGCGATAACGGCGGGCTCAAGCCCAATTCGATGGGCGGATTGAGCGGCAAGAAAGGGGTGCTGCTCGAAGGCGGCATTCGCGTGCCGGCAATCATTGAGTGGCCGGCGGTCATCAAAAAAAATCGCATCACTCAGGTGCCCGCGAATACAGTTGATATTTATCCCACCGTGCTGGAGTTGGCCGGAGTCAAACTGCCTGAACACCAGCCGGTGCTCGATGGCGTTAGTCTTGCGGGATTGTTGCGGGGCAAATCTTTTCGCCGCGCCAAGCCGATGGGTTTTTGGAATTATAAAACGGGCGGGCGCGGGATGCACGCGCGCAAGATGTTGGAGGCACTTCGCAGGGAACAGTCCGCCGGCGAAATTTCACCTGTGCCCAAGGCGGGTTTTGTGGACAAGGAATATCCGCTCGACGAATTCGCGCACGCGGCGGCGTGGATTTCCGGCGACTGGAAATTGCACCGCATCCCCCACAAAAATGGAACCTCCGTGCAATACAAACTCTACAATCTCCGCCGCGATATGGCCGAAAAATTGGACCTCGCCCACGTGCAGCCCGAGCGCCTCATTCGGATGAAAACCGAACTTGCGACGTGGCAAAAGAGCGTGATCAACAGCCTCAATGGCAGCGATTACAAATAG